One window from the genome of Triplophysa rosa unplaced genomic scaffold, Trosa_1v2 scaffold152_ERROPOS834286, whole genome shotgun sequence encodes:
- the LOC130549707 gene encoding macrophage mannose receptor 1-like yields the protein MSGKKQMNILSCFALKDQLPKRVARSEKETVEKTVDEAVENPLETGKKRGFSRAATYRCFFKKEWSTRSPYITMRTTSSFYWCTVCRQENSCAHQGVRDIQLDERTVMLKQQRGAVREVRDMSLFVLLLLPGLLFSTSVPTRYYYYINARMSWAEAQSYCRMKHADLATADTKSHANRLLGIVNDGYKGSVWIGLKRGTQHQWGWSSGDNTLTEYSKWATVDLDHLCGYFSSGLWYNLSCSTPLHFVCYNESNAYFRFSSARNWRDAQSYCRQYHKDLATVKSAEEQAQLHALVGNGPSVWIGLFSNYWQWSDRWSLFFRNWATTQPVASCDCAAMSTADSGKWAAEVCDLKHPFICHGSPKIRLRKNHYLNETMTLIDARNYCRARFTDMATADTMNDVNSMMNTVDPGYNGSVWIGLLRILPARWVWPSDSTSVSQYSNWSPGEPNGNWECVKSLNGSWFDEDCALTLQFVCFNDSTGYVHINTPLTWRDAQNYCRQHHTELASVSSPEQQGLISNESSVWIGLFLDSWLWSDGSRLNFRYWKTGLPSAITETGICVAMSTTDSGKWAYHSCGQKLPIICYGDDKLIKKQLVRLNLSCGGKCKLSDTSLQTTILNEASLMSSLHSKGGAETESEAA from the exons ATGTCAGGGAAGAAGcaaatgaacattctttcatgCTTCGCTCTAAAGGATCAGCTCCCTAAAAGGGTGGCCAGGTCAGAGAAGGAGACTGTGGAGAAGACAGTAGATGAGGCAGTGGAGAACCCACTGGAAACAGGGAAAAAGAGAGGATTCAGTAGAGCAGCCACCTATAGGTGTTTCTTTAAGAAGGAGTGGTCAACCCGATCGCCATACATCACAATGAGAACCACCAGCTCCTTCTACTGGTGCACAGTCTGTAGACAAGAGAACTCCTGTGCCCATCAAGGCGTGAGGGACATACA ATTAGATGAGCGTACAGTGATGCTGAAACAGCAGAGAGGAGCTGTGAGAGAAGTGAGGGACATGAGTTTGTttgtgctgctgctgctgccag GACTTCTGTTCAGCACTTCTGTTCCTACGCGATATTATTACTACATAAACGCTAGAATGTCATGGGCAGAAGCTCAGAGTTACTGCAGAATGAAGCACGCTGATCTGGCTACTGCAGATACAAAGAGTCATGCGAACAGGTTGCTAGGTATAGTGAATGATGGATACAAGGGATCAGTGTGGATTGGACTGAAGAGAGGGACACAGCATCAATGGGGTTGGTCTTCGGGAGATAATACTCTTACAGAGTACAGTAAATGGGCTACGGTAGATCTTGATCATCTATGTGGTTATTTTTCCTCTGGATTGTGGTACAATTTGTCATGTTCGACACCACTACACTTTGTGTGCTATAATG AAAGTAATGCATACTTCAGATTCTCTTCTGCTAGAAACTGGAGAGATGCTCAGAGTTACTGCAGACAGTATCACAAAGATTTGGCCACTGTTAAGAGCGCTGAAGAACAGGCCCAGCTACATGCACTTGTTGGAAATGGGCCATCGGTCTGGATCGGTCTTTTCTCTAACTATTGGCAGTGGTCTGACCGATGGAGTCTCTTCTTCAGAAACTGGGCAACAACACAACCAGTTGCATCTTGTGACTGTGCCGCCATGTCAACAGCTGACTCTGGGAAATGGGCTGCTGAAGTTTGTGATCTAAAGCATCCTTTTATCTGCCATGGAT CACCCAAGATTCGTCTACGTAAGAACCACTATTTAAATGAAACTATGACATTGATTGATGCTCGAAATTACTGCAGAGCGAGATTCACTGATATGGCAACTGCAGACACCATGAATGATGTGAACAGTATGATGAACACAGTGGATCCCGGATACAACGGATCAGTGTGGATTGGACTACTTAGGATCTTACCCGCACGTTGGGTCTGGCCTTCGGATAGCACCTCAGTTTCCCAGTACAGTAACTGGAGTCCAGGGGAACCAAATGGTAATTGGGAGTGCGTAAAGAGTTTGAATGGAAGCTGGTTTGATGAGGACTGTGCTCTTACTCTCCAATTTGTGTGTTTCAATG ACAGCACTGGTTATGTGCATATTAACACTCCTCTGACTTGGAGAGATGCTCAGAATTACTGCAGACAACATCATACTGAATTGGCGAGTGTCAGCAGTCCAGAGCAACAGGGTCTGATCAGTAATGAATCATCCGTCTGGATCGGTCTGTTTCTGGACTCTTGGCTGTGGTCTGATGGGTCGAGGCTTAACTTCAGATACTGGAAAACTGGATTACCATCCGCGATTACAGAAACTGGTATCTGTGTTGCCATGTCAACAACTGACTCTGGAAAATGGGCCTATCACAGCTGTGGCCAAAAGTTACCCATTATCTGCTATGGGG ACGACAAGttaattaaaaaacaactgGTCAGACTCAACTTGTCCTGTGGTGGAAAATGCAAGTTAAGTGATACTTCACTTCAGACAACCATTCTAAATGAGGCAAGTCTTATGTcgtctttacacagcaaaggcggcGCGGAAACCGAATCTGAAGCGGCTTAA